The window TTGGGGTATCATGTAAGCCCGGTCCGAAAGACGGGGCGCGTATAGGTAATCTTGGTCTTGGTAAATTTATTACTAGCCAACAAAGGCCGCCATGCCCGATAGGGCTGGGCGGTTATGATTGGTAATGGTATCACTGTCGAGGGTGGTGAATTAGCTTCACCAGGCGGGTATGTATCATTGATGCCGCAGCCGTGGGGCGAAGTACGATGGGCTTGTTGGAAAACGAAAAGCTGGGTGGGCAAAGTACGCCCAGCTTGTGGCGGTTTAGGGACGGGGAGGCAGGAAGCCGACTGGGAAGTAAAAAAATACCGGCATGGACGCCGGGATTTTTTTATTCTTTGCGGCGAACGACCTACGGGAGTGAGCTGTTCCTCCCCCTTTGAGCCGTTGATGAAGGGTTTGCGACCGGAACGGAGCGCAGCGGAGTGGAGAGAGTAAACCTAACCTATGTCTCTTGTAGAGGGGGAAGCCCGGCGGCGAGGGGGAGGGACAATGGATGCCGTCCCTAAACTGCCACCGAAGCACGATAGGCTTGAAGGTGGCGCGGCCTGGGGTGGGCATAGTACGATGAGTTCCCCACGGTCTTTATACAGCCGTTTGGGAATGACGTTTTTATTATCGAAACAGCGGGCGTTCGAGTCACCGGAGGGGGCTGCTGCTATTCCCGAAGGGAAGGGCGGCGGTTTGTGCGGGGGCTTTTTGCTTGGGGGTGGTATGAGGGTTCAAGGGGGAAGGCGAAGCTGCCTGGGACGGTAGTTTTACTATTGGCGGGATTGGGGTCTTTGGTGCGGATGATGTTGTCCCCGCCTTTAATCCCCCTTGGTAAATCGGGGAAACGCCTTGGGCCGTGGAGGGAGCGGCGTTTACGGAGCGGACGGAACGGCCTATGGCGTTTTGTCCTTAATTTTCGTTTTGGGGAGGTCAATTCCGCTTACCCTATCGGATGTATCAATTTACGTCTGGCGTTGCTCTGGATTGCAAGGAAGGGCTTTTTTCAGGGGAAATCAGGGGGAAAAACCATGCCCCTGAGCTGCCGCCAAATTTGCAATAATATATAAGTTTAGCGGTTTGGATAGCATAAAATCTTTTTCTCAATACGCCTTTTCATATACCTTCGTAGTCAATTTAAAGTTACCCACTGTCCTGTCTTGTCAGAACCCTCCCGTTTGATAATGTTTTTTTCGGTCAATATTTTTATATTGCGTAAAATCGTTCGCCGGCTCACTGCTATTTCGGCTACCATCTTATCGATTGTGATTCCCTTATTTGCGTTTATCAGCAAGAGGATTGATTTTTGGGTTTCGCTTAAATCGTTCTTTACAGTGCCATTTACAGTGCCATTTACAGTGCCATTTACAGTGCCATTTACAGTGCCATCGCCCTCATTTCGTTCAAAATCACTTGCATAGGGGAATGTCACCACGATAAAGCTCGGGGTAATTTCAAACACGGAACGGTCGTATGCTTCCAAAATGCGCCGCATACCGGAGCCTAAGCCTTCGACGAGTTCCACGTCTTTGAACACGCGCATAAGTTCACGGTTGCGGAGCATGGAACGACCGGCAAAAAAGTCCTCTTGCGACAAGCCTTCCACAAGCCCGCCGGTAGAAGTGATGGTCACTCTGTCGGAAAAGAACTCAACGACGGGCCAACCTAAATTGTAGTCGTTATGAACTACGGCGTTTATAAATGCCTCTCTCAGGGCAACCGGATTAATAAGTTTCCGCTCCAATCGGTTGCGTGGAGTGATTTTTGCGAAGGTCTTATTCTCGACTGCCAACTTATCAAGGACACGATATATCGATGTTATCAAACATCGATAGCCGTATTCCTCATTTTCAATCAGGTCAATTTTATCAGTTCCCGCATATTTAGCAACTTTAATTGATGCGCCGTTGCTGTCTGCCAACAGGTACGCGAGAAGATTATACGAGCTGTCGCCGGTACGCAAGTCAAGATTTTCTTCAAACTGGTCATTCAGCGTTAAACCGAGTTCGTTGTAGTAGATATGAAGCTGCTCAAATGTCAGCTTTTGCCGCGATACCGGTGTGGTGGCGAGGGAGTTTGCCTGCCTGTGCTGAAGCTGCCGCTCAATCATCGCTTCGGTCATCGGCTGGGCAGAGGCGCCTACCCGGATGAAGCAGCCATCCTCAGTCATTCCTTTCTTGCGGATATAGTAGGGTTTCTGCATTCCGCTCGATACAACTATGCGGATAATATTTTTGCCGTCCATTTCTTCGGCAACTACATCAAATAATCCCAAAATCTTTGGACGGATATTATTACCAAGCCTATCGGTAATCTTACGCTGTTCGGCATCGGAATTGGCAACACCGACAACTGAGCCATCATCGTCAACGCCAATGAGTATTTCGCCGCCGCCATTATAATTAAGAAAGGCCACCACGGCTTTTTCGAGCTTGTCGCCTTTGTCGGCTTCGCGCTTGTATTCAAGGCGGTTGGATTCCAAGTTAGCCATAAATTTTTATCCCTTTGGTCGATACTATCCTTTCGATTGTTGTAATACCAGTGGAGCGATCTAAAAACTTACTCTTTTTATGTACCAGTAAATCTATAGCATGATTTTGTTTCTTATATATTGCAAGACCTACGGCCTCTATAGCTTCCATTTCCCGTATTGGGGTCTCATCTTTTAGGACTATATATAAATCAAGGTCGGAATCCTTATGCGGTATTCCATAGGCATAGGATCCAAAGAGATATATCTGCTCAACCGGGATTGTTTCTGCGATGATTTTGGTGAGAATATCAAGTTCATTTCTAATGGAGTCTATGTTATTCATTTTCCTTTTCGGCCATCTCGATTTCAACAATAGATACCTTCATTAAGCAAAAATCGTATACTTGCTTTGCTTTGTCTAAAACCGATTTTGTTATTGCTTCATCAACATCCAGTTCATTCGGATAACGGGTAAGAACGCCATAGCCTGTTAAATCTGCACAGTAGGGCCTGATTACTTCAAAAGCCTTATCCAGTTCAAGGCAGAGGGAATTTAATAAACGCAGGTCATGTTTTTTGGGAGGTTCAATATCCTTAAAAAATAAATATCCTTTCAAAGATTTTTCTGCTGATTGCTGGCAATGATAACAGGCAATTTCCAATAATTTGGGATATACATCATTAATAGCATGTTGAGCAATAATCAAATCATTGCTTGCATATTGAAACCATTCTTTTACAAGTTTAATATCAGCCATATAATAATATACCTTCTTTATTAATTTTTCGTTCAATCGTCGGCTGTGAGCTGCGATATTCAAACCGATTTTTGTAATTTGCAAGTACATCTATCGGCATTCGTGTGTTGAAATTCATCAAGCTTCGATTTATCATTTCCATAGCAATAATCGGTTTCTCAGGAAAATCATCTTTTAGCACTACATAAAAGTCATAATCGCTGTCGGCAGTTGGTGTACCGTAAGCATAGGAACCGAACAAATATATTCTTTCACAGTCAACGCTGTTGAGGATTATGTCTTTTATTTTTAGAATTTCTTCATTTATTGGCATTTATGGTTTTATTCCCCCTCCAACATATTTTATATAAAACAGTAAGATAATCGAAACTACTGTATTCGGCGAAAATTTTATTCATTCCTATTGCATCATCTTATTATAATGTCCCTCATAACCACTCTCAACAAATACAAGTCTAAATGCATCTTTAAAAGTATTATAATCAAATTCCTTGATGTCAAAGATATTTTCCCCTAACGAATGCGATTCTTTATTTATATATCGATAAAAAGCTTGGTATTTAACATCTTGTAAACTTTGTTTCTGAAACACATTGGCCAATTCCATTTTCTCAATAAAATTAAAAAAATACTCAATGATGTTGCGCATGCAATTTGCAATTAATGCGGGTGAATAATTTATATCTTTTATAACATCCCAGTAACTATGGTAGTCATTTTGAATCTCATGATAATGCATAGACTTTATCTCAGCACCATTACTAGTCTTTATCAGTCTATATAAAGCCATATACTGTTTTCGATCCTCTTGTTTGGTAAAAGTCAATTCATAAAAAAAGTATAAACTATGTGTTAAGATAATAACTTGGTCATACTGACTTTTTGGATTAGTAAAATTATTCTTTATAAGTAGACCGATGTTGAATACATAAATATGAGAAAGGGAAGATATAGGATCATCAATGACAATAATTTTACCTGTATTCGTATCCGAGGCAGATTTCTTACCTTTGCAGAGTTCAATAAAATAAAGAAAACTTATTATCATTTTCTCACCCTCACTGAGCGTCTTAAATGTATCACCTTTTTCATTGATTCTTGTAATCTTGTATAAAACATCTGTGTGTTTTTCAATTTTAAAGGAATCAATACCTAAATCAATAAGTTCATCACTGATAACACGCACTGCTTCATCAATATTGACAGTTTTTTTCTGCTGTTCAGTAATATATTGTTTCTTTTTTGATAATTCGGTACTAATGGTCGATAATTTCTCCTTTATTTTCCCCACTTTTATTTCACTTTGGCTCTTTTCATTAAGAAAATTTGAAATGGTCTGATCATATTCCCAACGCATGATTTCCCAAAATATTATTTTAATTTTATTTAACGAAGACTCTTTATTGTCAAGTCTTGCATTGTGTTCAGTAATTTCTTTATTCACGTTTTTTATAAGATCATTAAAATCATTTACAACAGTAGTCGAGTCGATGAAAAATATTTTTTGGCTAGGCGATTTAATTTTATCTTCAATAGCTCTTTTGTTTTGCGAAACGCATTGCAATACAGATTTATATCGGTTTTCAAAATCATCTTTTTTACCAATGATGAAAGGGTTTGATATAAATATTTCTTCCGATGGAATAGCGTTCATGCTATTAGTATAAATAGATGACAGTCGCTTTATTTCCTCAATATCAAGTGTATATGTGCCATCAAAATAATTTTTTATTTTGTTAGCTAAAATAGAATTGACTGTCGTTTCTTGACAAAAAGGACAAGGAATGGTTTTATCTCCGATTTCAGAAGGCAAATAATCCAATCCCGCTTTCACCCAATCAGAATTTCCCAACTTTGTTATCAATTCGGAAATAGTACTATTTTCGTTACCAACAATCGATTTTTGAAATATCGAATTAGTTTCAATCTCAGTTCCATCAAAATTTATCAGTGGTAATTCGTTGTATTTTTGCGCAGCGTTCCCTTTTAGAGATTCGACATCTTCTTTTAATTTGGCAATCGTCATTATTGGCTGAGATACTGGTTTTGACACTTGTAGTATATGGGTGAAAAGAGATTCTTTTTTGCCCTGCAATCCTGTTAGGCAATATTCTAAAACACGATCCCCACCAGTGTATTTTTGTTTTATATTCCATACTGTATTTTCCGCTTCTTGTTTTTTACGCGATATTTCCAAATTAGTTTCTTCGAGGATATTATTTTGGTTTTTCTGTTCATCATCCAAGTTATGTATTTCTTTTTCGGTTTTTAAAATAGTTTCTTCAGCAACTTTGTTTTCTTTCGACAAGGTAAAAATACCCTTTAAAGTATCACTTTCATAAAAATATTCACTGATAAAACGCTGATTATAGACAAGAATATCCTCATTGGCTAATCCTTCAATAGCACAATATTCATAATTTGGGTCATTCCTATCATAGAGATAGTTTGAAAGAGTGCTTTTCCCTGTTCCATTTAAACCATAAATAAGATTAACCTTTTTATTAGTAATAAGAGCAGTGCTGTCTTTATAACAAGCAACATTATTCATAGTTATTTTCGTTATCATACCTTACCTTCCACTACCTTAACCTCTTCTTCCGTCAACCCATACAACTTATATACAATCTTATCAATCTGCGTCTCAATCTGCGTAGTATCTGCTGTTGGATTGGCGGCTTTGGCGACAAGTATTTTGCTAACAAGCTCAATAAATTGTCTTTGTTCTGTTGGAATTCGTATCGGTAGTTGTTCAATTTCATACCCGCCGACATGATTATTCGTGCTAGTTTTGCGAAAATACCAATCTAATAATTTGCTGTTTAATAAAGAAAGAAAAAATAAGTTATTCTCAGGGTTTTTTAATCGAACCTTATTGGCGGTATGTCCAAAGAGAAATGGTTCCCCTGTATTTGTCAGTGCAAAATGCAATCGCCACTTATCAACTGTTCCTGTAACTTCTTGGCAAACCAAGAAAGTATCGTTTTGGTTTGCTGTTACAAGTTCCGTCTTATAATTTGGTTTGATAAATTCATCAGTATCATAGTTAATATAATATTTGGAAATATTCCTACCTCTAAGTAGTTTTATTCTTGTTTTTGAATTAATAATATATGCCTTTGAAGTAGTTAAATTTATATCACCTTGGCTTATCGATTGTATTATATCTCTAAATCGTATAGAGATATTATTTATTTTTCTTATAATATCAAATTCGCCATTTTTTACTAACGGAATATTAAACGAATCAGGATAAATACATCTTATTGATTCTTGGACCATTTTCTCAAATGACAAGCTTTTTAAAGTCGTTGTATCATTGTTAATTGAGATACTAAATATATATCCAGATTCAGGGATTGATTTTGTAACCACAGATATACAAGTACCCTGCAATACAGATTGAAAAACTTGACCGAGATGTGATGGTGCAATTTTTGGAAATTCAATTATATATATTATTTTACATTGAGTTAACAATAGTTCTCGTGTGTATTGGGAACTTAAATCACAAAGTAAACTACTCTGTGTTATCAAACATTGACAACCATTATCTTTAGAAAAATTATATGCCGCTTCAATAAAAACTTTATATAAGTTTTGTTTGCCCTTGTCTTTACCTTCGGAGAAGGGGAATGTGTCTTTAGATACACTTCCTTTAGGAATTTGCTTATACGGCGGATTCCCAATCACCACATCAAACCCATCTTTTATGCCAAA is drawn from Leadbettera azotonutricia ZAS-9 and contains these coding sequences:
- a CDS encoding RNA-binding domain-containing protein, yielding MANLESNRLEYKREADKGDKLEKAVVAFLNYNGGGEILIGVDDDGSVVGVANSDAEQRKITDRLGNNIRPKILGLFDVVAEEMDGKNIIRIVVSSGMQKPYYIRKKGMTEDGCFIRVGASAQPMTEAMIERQLQHRQANSLATTPVSRQKLTFEQLHIYYNELGLTLNDQFEENLDLRTGDSSYNLLAYLLADSNGASIKVAKYAGTDKIDLIENEEYGYRCLITSIYRVLDKLAVENKTFAKITPRNRLERKLINPVALREAFINAVVHNDYNLGWPVVEFFSDRVTITSTGGLVEGLSQEDFFAGRSMLRNRELMRVFKDVELVEGLGSGMRRILEAYDRSVFEITPSFIVVTFPYASDFERNEGDGTVNGTVNGTVNGTVNGTVKNDLSETQKSILLLINANKGITIDKMVAEIAVSRRTILRNIKILTEKNIIKREGSDKTGQWVTLN
- a CDS encoding nucleotidyltransferase domain-containing protein — translated: MNNIDSIRNELDILTKIIAETIPVEQIYLFGSYAYGIPHKDSDLDLYIVLKDETPIREMEAIEAVGLAIYKKQNHAIDLLVHKKSKFLDRSTGITTIERIVSTKGIKIYG
- a CDS encoding HEPN domain-containing protein; the encoded protein is MADIKLVKEWFQYASNDLIIAQHAINDVYPKLLEIACYHCQQSAEKSLKGYLFFKDIEPPKKHDLRLLNSLCLELDKAFEVIRPYCADLTGYGVLTRYPNELDVDEAITKSVLDKAKQVYDFCLMKVSIVEIEMAEKENE
- a CDS encoding nucleotidyltransferase family protein; protein product: MPINEEILKIKDIILNSVDCERIYLFGSYAYGTPTADSDYDFYVVLKDDFPEKPIIAMEMINRSLMNFNTRMPIDVLANYKNRFEYRSSQPTIERKINKEGILLYG
- a CDS encoding AAA family ATPase; translated protein: MNNVACYKDSTALITNKKVNLIYGLNGTGKSTLSNYLYDRNDPNYEYCAIEGLANEDILVYNQRFISEYFYESDTLKGIFTLSKENKVAEETILKTEKEIHNLDDEQKNQNNILEETNLEISRKKQEAENTVWNIKQKYTGGDRVLEYCLTGLQGKKESLFTHILQVSKPVSQPIMTIAKLKEDVESLKGNAAQKYNELPLINFDGTEIETNSIFQKSIVGNENSTISELITKLGNSDWVKAGLDYLPSEIGDKTIPCPFCQETTVNSILANKIKNYFDGTYTLDIEEIKRLSSIYTNSMNAIPSEEIFISNPFIIGKKDDFENRYKSVLQCVSQNKRAIEDKIKSPSQKIFFIDSTTVVNDFNDLIKNVNKEITEHNARLDNKESSLNKIKIIFWEIMRWEYDQTISNFLNEKSQSEIKVGKIKEKLSTISTELSKKKQYITEQQKKTVNIDEAVRVISDELIDLGIDSFKIEKHTDVLYKITRINEKGDTFKTLSEGEKMIISFLYFIELCKGKKSASDTNTGKIIVIDDPISSLSHIYVFNIGLLIKNNFTNPKSQYDQVIILTHSLYFFYELTFTKQEDRKQYMALYRLIKTSNGAEIKSMHYHEIQNDYHSYWDVIKDINYSPALIANCMRNIIEYFFNFIEKMELANVFQKQSLQDVKYQAFYRYINKESHSLGENIFDIKEFDYNTFKDAFRLVFVESGYEGHYNKMMQ